In Vicugna pacos chromosome 1, VicPac4, whole genome shotgun sequence, a single window of DNA contains:
- the TRAT1 gene encoding T-cell receptor-associated transmembrane adapter 1, giving the protein MSENSECQFYVWAILAFLGLALTISLIFNISHYVEKQRQDKIYMYPDDCTPREDEYDFEDTPIYGNLDNVASEPVDENCYEQMKARPERSVNKLQEDNPPAQETKEAKVFYAALEHNHERKRRKPKKQNTYVSDKDEAGLAHATNVSLSKTTLVDDFPPESQVVEENIHDDPIRLFGLIRAQKETVN; this is encoded by the exons AAAACTCTGAATGCCAGTTTTATGTCTGGGCAATTCTAGCCTTCTTGGGTTTAGCTCTGACTATATCGCTGATCTTCAACATTTCCCACTATGTGGAAAAGCAGCGACAAG ataaaatatacatgtacccCGATGACTGCACTCCCAG GGAAGATGAGTATGATTTTGAAGACACACCGATTTATGGTAACTTAGATAATGTGGCCTCAG AACCAGTGGATGAAAATTGCTATGAACAAATGAAAGCCCGACCAGAGAGGTCTGTGAATAAACTGCAAGAAGACAACCCCCCTGCACAG GAAACCAAAGAAGCAAAGGTGTTCTACGCCGCGCTAGAACACAACCACGAGAGGAAGCGCAGGAAGCCCAAGAAACAGAATACTTACGTGTCAGACAAGGACGAAGCTGGGCTGGCACATGCAACGAATGTCAGCCTTTCTAAGACCACTTTGGTGGACGATTTCCCACCAGAAAGCCAGGTGGTAGAGGAAAACATTCACGATGACCCCATCCGGCTGTTTGGATTGATTCGTGCACAGAAAGAAACTGTAAACTAG